CATCCCGCCGGAGTAGTGCGCTACCAATTTCTTTTTATCCTGTTCAAGCTGGACGAGATTTAGCGTGGACTGAACGGCCTTTTCAGAAATCTTTTTCCCATACATTCGGGCAAAAAATTGAATATTTTCCAAACCGGTTAAATCATGGTATAGCGAATCACTTTGCGCCATATAGCCGATTTTATTTAAGAGTTTACGGTTGGGAACCGTTGTATCATCGATTTGGATAGAACCGGTATCGTATTTTTCCATTCCCATCAAGCATTTAATTAATGTCGTCTTCCCTGTACCTGATGGGCCAATTAACCCGGTAATTTGATTGGTGTGAATATCTATGGATACATCTTGCAGAATCGTTTGTTTTCCAAAGCTCTTGGACATATTAGATAATTTAATCATGCTTATAGACTCCTTTATAAAATAGTGAGTACTCACTCATTATAATATCAAAGTAAGGATGGGTTGACAAGAATCTTTTTGGAAGCAGCTGCCTGCATTTACGAAAGAAAAATTATTACAACAGATTCGAAAGCTGTCAGAATGCTATTCTGTCGCTTCTCTGAAAGTGATCAGCTGATTTGCTTATTATCCTTTTTTTGTGTATCTTTTTAATGTAAGGCCATTTTTTGAAAAATAGGATAAACGTAAGCAGCTGTTTATGTTTGATTCCTTATAGGCTTTCTAACTGCTGTATAAATATAGAGTAATGGAAATACTATTGAAGACAGGGGATAACTTTTCGTTTCCCGACATTTGAGACCGGAGGCAAAACGATGAAAGTACGAATCGAATGCACCTATCAGACACCCAAAGGGATTGCTGCGGCTTTTACTTCTGAAGAGATGGACGCCTCAAATGCGTTGTTCATCGTTGAAGATATAAAGAAAACCGGACGTATGAAAAATATCATATTCGTTGATTCTCTGGAGCATACGTGGAGTTTAAAAGAATTACGTAAGCAGATGGAAGAAATTCAAACCGAGCCGCATGATATAACTGTTTATTTTGATGGAGGATTTGAGCGTGAAACAAGGTATTCCGGTTTAGGCTGTGCCATCTACTATCAACAGAATAATACATTTTACCGTTTACGAAAAAATGCCCTGGTGGAAGAGCTTTATACGAATAATGAAGCGGAATACGCTGCATTGCACTTGGCACTGGTGGAATTGGAGGGACTGGGTGTCCATCATTTGCCTGTCTCTTTTTATGGTGATTCCCAGGTTGTCGTGAATCAATTAATGGGAGAATGGCCTTGTTATGAGGAAGAATTAATAAAATGGGCAGATCGAATTGAGAA
The nucleotide sequence above comes from Oceanobacillus timonensis. Encoded proteins:
- a CDS encoding ribonuclease H family protein, which encodes MKVRIECTYQTPKGIAAAFTSEEMDASNALFIVEDIKKTGRMKNIIFVDSLEHTWSLKELRKQMEEIQTEPHDITVYFDGGFERETRYSGLGCAIYYQQNNTFYRLRKNALVEELYTNNEAEYAALHLALVELEGLGVHHLPVSFYGDSQVVVNQLMGEWPCYEEELIKWADRIENKLNQLGVSPEYKHISRKKNREADRLATQALQGMEITSSKELSE
- a CDS encoding ABC transporter ATP-binding protein, with the translated sequence MIKLSNMSKSFGKQTILQDVSIDIHTNQITGLIGPSGTGKTTLIKCLMGMEKYDTGSIQIDDTTVPNRKLLNKIGYMAQSDSLYHDLTGLENIQFFARMYGKKISEKAVQSTLNLVQLEQDKKKLVAHYSGGMKRRLSLAIALINQPEYLILDEPTVGIDPVLKLSIWDQLHDLKKDSTLLITTHIMDESMKCDQLLLMKNKGIAASGTPQEILENFGVSDIDQVFLKLEEIENANASAD